The Candidatus Nanopelagicales bacterium genome contains the following window.
GTTCAAGAACAGGTCAGCGGTGCCGTTCAGCAGGTCACGGGGAAAGTCAGCGAGCTGGCCGAACAGCACGGAGACAAGGTCACCGGAGCTGTCGGACTCGCCAAGGGCATCATCGACGAAAAGACAGGCGGGAAGCTGACGCCAGTGACCGACAAGGTCGAGGACGTCACCAACAGGATCGCCCAAGCTCTAGGTGCGAGCGGGGATCAAGAGACATCCTGAGCGCCTGAGCTCATCGCACAGTTGGCATCCCAATCTCCGTCACCGAAGATGGGTCGCCGCAGACAGTCGTCTGAGGGAAAGGATCCGTCACCGCCACGTCTTTGTCCGCGACCAAGTAGTG
Protein-coding sequences here:
- a CDS encoding antitoxin, whose amino-acid sequence is MSDALDSLKDKASDVLGKAAAGAGEVQEQVSGAVQQVTGKVSELAEQHGDKVTGAVGLAKGIIDEKTGGKLTPVTDKVEDVTNRIAQALGASGDQETS